One genomic segment of Homalodisca vitripennis isolate AUS2020 unplaced genomic scaffold, UT_GWSS_2.1 ScUCBcl_1516;HRSCAF=5237, whole genome shotgun sequence includes these proteins:
- the LOC124371493 gene encoding uncharacterized protein LOC124371493: MNNLKGLFKLTDNLIKEIDRMSEGLVAQEESLKAVELDEQLCSEIERRLSESNLETENESVALENITKGPIPVNMCNDVFVPENRSIVYNKLPNPLERYLRMFKVHYWQTFWKRKSMDNPSVLFMKIC; the protein is encoded by the exons ATGAACAACCTGAAAGGTCTATTCAAATTAACGGATAACTTGATCAAAGAGATTGATAGAATGTCTGAGGGTTTAGTAGCTCAGGAAGAGTCATTGAAAGCAGTAGAATTGGATGAACAATTATGTAGCGAAATAGAACGCCGGCTATCAGAATCTAACCTGGAGACGGAAAATGAAAGTGTAgcacttgaaaatattacgaaaggaCCAATACCCGTTAATATGTGTAATGATGTTTTCGTACCTGAGAATCgttcaattgtatataataagttacctaacCCACTTGAAAGGTATCTTAGAATGTTCAAG GTCCATTATTGGCAAACATTTTGGAAGCGAAAGAGTATGGACAACCCGTCAGTGTTgttcatgaaaatttgttaa